The following coding sequences lie in one Mesorhizobium sp. NZP2298 genomic window:
- a CDS encoding alpha/beta fold hydrolase, translating into MRRLIRIVGWLALTLVVLIVVAPVGFRGAAALRETLSPQEAAPAGALFATVDGLKMHYQVWGPPDGPPLLLFHGTVSWAETYRDIAAPLGEQGFRVIAVDMPPFGYSERPANQDYSRAAHAKRVLGFADALGLRHFSVGVHSYGGGGVIEAAFSAPDRIDALILLDVALGLGQTEAPALPFASLLDRDWPRQLLAASTFTNPFMTGFGLRQFIENDDLVTAERIAIYTRPLNVKGTTNAVGHWLFSGLYNDERKSLAANRVNYRAFMPPVLVIWGRDDTTTPLAQGQEIASLFPHAELAVLDGVNHIPQVERPQDVVRLIANFLKRTLPAAQ; encoded by the coding sequence ATGCGTCGACTGATCCGCATTGTCGGCTGGCTCGCGCTCACGCTGGTCGTGCTGATCGTTGTCGCGCCCGTCGGCTTCCGCGGCGCCGCGGCCTTGCGCGAAACGCTGTCGCCGCAGGAAGCGGCACCGGCGGGAGCCTTGTTCGCGACCGTGGACGGGCTGAAGATGCACTATCAGGTCTGGGGTCCGCCGGACGGGCCGCCGCTGCTTCTGTTCCACGGCACGGTCTCCTGGGCCGAAACCTACCGCGATATCGCCGCTCCGCTGGGCGAACAGGGCTTTCGCGTGATCGCGGTCGACATGCCGCCCTTCGGCTATTCCGAAAGACCAGCCAACCAGGACTATTCGCGCGCCGCCCACGCAAAGCGCGTCCTCGGGTTCGCCGACGCGCTCGGCCTTCGCCATTTCAGCGTCGGTGTCCACTCCTATGGTGGCGGCGGTGTGATCGAGGCCGCTTTCTCGGCCCCGGATCGCATCGACGCGCTGATCCTGCTCGACGTGGCGCTTGGCCTCGGCCAGACCGAGGCGCCAGCCTTGCCGTTCGCATCCCTGCTCGACAGGGATTGGCCGCGCCAACTCCTGGCCGCCTCGACCTTCACCAATCCGTTCATGACCGGGTTCGGTTTGCGCCAATTCATCGAGAATGACGATCTCGTCACGGCGGAGCGCATTGCGATCTACACGCGCCCTTTGAACGTCAAGGGCACCACCAATGCCGTTGGCCACTGGCTGTTCAGCGGCCTCTACAATGACGAGCGGAAATCGCTTGCCGCCAATCGGGTGAATTATCGCGCCTTCATGCCTCCGGTTCTCGTCATCTGGGGGCGAGATGATACGACCACGCCCCTCGCACAGGGCCAGGAGATCGCCTCGCTGTTTCCACATGCCGAGCTGGCCGTTCTCGATGGCGTCAACCACATCCCCCAGGTCGAGCGCCCGCAAGACGTGGTGCGGCTGATCGCCAATTTTCTCAAACGGACCTTGCCGGCAGCCCAATAG
- a CDS encoding DUF4383 domain-containing protein, with amino-acid sequence MTLIQKLAVGYAFLFFAVVAVGYIPAFNDANGNLFGLFSLQWYDDLLHAFSGVWALAAAFISHRQAVFYFKLFGSVYLFDGVLGLITGSGCLDAGIFINGFRSLNDIEFPARFFANLPHIVIGGFAVYVGFWLSKRIHDHFATA; translated from the coding sequence ATGACGCTCATCCAGAAGCTTGCCGTTGGCTATGCCTTCCTGTTCTTCGCCGTCGTCGCCGTCGGCTACATACCGGCGTTCAACGACGCCAACGGCAATCTGTTCGGCCTGTTTTCGCTGCAATGGTACGATGACCTGCTGCACGCCTTCTCGGGCGTCTGGGCGCTGGCCGCTGCCTTCATCTCGCATCGCCAAGCGGTATTCTATTTCAAGCTGTTCGGCTCGGTCTATCTGTTCGACGGTGTGCTCGGACTGATCACCGGTTCCGGCTGCCTCGATGCCGGCATCTTCATCAACGGCTTCCGCTCCCTCAACGATATCGAATTCCCTGCCCGCTTCTTCGCCAACCTGCCGCACATCGTCATAGGCGGCTTCGCCGTCTATGTCGGTTTCTGGCTGTCGAAGCGCATACACGACCACTTCGCCACGGCCTGA
- a CDS encoding diacylglycerol/lipid kinase family protein produces MKVGVVLNPIAGGGRLKRHWPEVAASLKKHFGDFELRETQAEGDAERLAIDLAASGYELVIAAGGDGTASEVADGLLQAFEESGRMTELGLLPCGTGIDFARGLGLPKAVDATLKRIAEAEGRKIDAGRICYIDDHGALASRHFINIAGLGLSGATDRAVNADKRKGKMSAKTLFLWRTVVEFVRYRFQDVRITVDDGTPVEARMALVAVANGKFFGGGMMIAPDAELTDGQFDIVILRAAGKLKLIWDIRLLYGGRHRNHPAITILRGKKVVVEPLGDVEKNGALVDIDGESPGRIPATFEILPGALTLRY; encoded by the coding sequence TTGAAAGTCGGGGTGGTTCTCAATCCGATAGCCGGTGGCGGCCGGCTGAAACGGCATTGGCCTGAGGTTGCCGCCTCGCTGAAAAAGCATTTTGGCGATTTCGAGCTGCGCGAGACGCAGGCCGAGGGCGATGCCGAACGGCTGGCCATCGACCTCGCGGCCAGCGGTTACGAACTGGTGATCGCGGCGGGCGGTGACGGCACAGCCAGCGAAGTGGCCGACGGGCTGCTGCAGGCATTTGAGGAGAGCGGTAGGATGACCGAGCTCGGCCTGCTGCCATGCGGCACTGGCATCGATTTCGCGCGCGGGCTCGGCCTGCCGAAGGCGGTGGACGCGACCTTGAAGCGGATCGCCGAGGCAGAGGGACGTAAGATCGATGCTGGCCGTATCTGCTACATCGACGACCATGGTGCGCTGGCCAGCCGCCACTTCATCAACATCGCCGGCCTTGGTCTGTCAGGCGCTACCGACCGCGCCGTCAATGCCGACAAGCGCAAGGGCAAGATGTCGGCCAAGACGCTGTTCCTGTGGCGCACCGTGGTCGAGTTCGTCCGCTACCGCTTCCAGGATGTCCGGATCACGGTCGACGACGGCACGCCTGTCGAAGCGCGCATGGCGCTGGTGGCGGTGGCAAACGGAAAGTTCTTCGGCGGCGGCATGATGATCGCGCCCGATGCCGAGCTGACCGACGGGCAGTTCGACATCGTCATCCTGCGCGCGGCGGGCAAGCTGAAGCTGATCTGGGACATCAGGCTGCTCTATGGCGGCCGGCATCGCAACCATCCGGCAATCACGATCCTGCGCGGCAAGAAAGTGGTTGTCGAACCGCTGGGTGATGTGGAAAAGAACGGCGCGTTGGTCGACATAGACGGTGAGTCGCCCGGGCGCATACCGGCAACCTTCGAGATCCTGCCCGGGGCGCTGACGCTCAGATATTGA
- a CDS encoding NAD(P)-dependent oxidoreductase, which produces MSESYAFIGLGHLGGNLAASLIRNGFAVTVFDRDPAAVERLVALGATAASSPAEAAARAGNAISCLPSPKVSEAVLAGPGGLLEGLPSGGTWIEMSTNGRDEIVRLAALASARGVETLECPVTGGVHLAAVGKITALVGGDAALYERHRAAIEAMCARSFLMGPIGSAAVIKVITNMLAFIHLVAAGEALMLAKRGGLDLAQSYHAIVASSGNSFVHETESQLVLNGSYDIGFTMDLALKDLGFALGMGKDFGVPLELASRVNAIFQQGKETYGGGAWSTQIVKLLEDAVGTDLRAPGFPAKLEI; this is translated from the coding sequence ATGAGCGAAAGCTACGCCTTCATCGGCCTCGGCCATCTCGGCGGCAACCTTGCCGCCAGCCTGATCCGCAACGGCTTTGCGGTCACGGTCTTCGACCGCGACCCAGCGGCGGTCGAGCGCCTCGTTGCGCTCGGCGCCACCGCCGCGAGCAGTCCCGCGGAAGCGGCCGCCCGCGCCGGCAACGCCATCTCTTGCCTGCCCTCGCCAAAGGTCAGCGAAGCAGTGCTGGCCGGCCCAGGCGGATTGCTCGAAGGCCTGCCTTCAGGCGGCACCTGGATCGAGATGTCGACCAATGGCCGCGACGAGATCGTGCGGCTTGCCGCCCTCGCCTCCGCCAGAGGCGTCGAGACGCTGGAGTGCCCGGTCACCGGCGGCGTGCATCTGGCGGCGGTTGGAAAAATCACCGCGCTGGTCGGCGGTGATGCCGCGCTCTACGAACGCCATCGCGCGGCGATCGAGGCGATGTGCGCGCGCTCCTTCCTGATGGGACCGATTGGCTCGGCGGCGGTGATCAAGGTCATCACCAACATGCTGGCCTTCATCCATCTCGTCGCCGCCGGTGAAGCGCTGATGCTGGCCAAGCGGGGCGGGCTCGACCTCGCCCAGTCCTATCACGCCATCGTTGCCTCCTCCGGCAACAGCTTCGTCCACGAGACCGAAAGCCAGCTCGTCCTCAACGGCTCCTACGACATCGGCTTCACCATGGACCTGGCGCTGAAGGACCTTGGCTTCGCGCTGGGCATGGGCAAGGATTTCGGCGTGCCGCTCGAGCTGGCGTCACGCGTCAACGCGATTTTTCAGCAGGGCAAGGAAACCTATGGCGGCGGTGCCTGGTCGACCCAGATCGTCAAATTGCTTGAGGATGCCGTCGGTACCGACCTGCGCGCGCCCGGTTTCCCGGCCAAATTGGAAATCTGA